From a region of the Alnus glutinosa chromosome 1, dhAlnGlut1.1, whole genome shotgun sequence genome:
- the LOC133857593 gene encoding LOW QUALITY PROTEIN: spermine synthase-like (The sequence of the model RefSeq protein was modified relative to this genomic sequence to represent the inferred CDS: deleted 2 bases in 1 codon), translated as MEGGAGRGLECQKTMDGKASNGNGSEKVIPSCCLKARASVPELEAKCHSTVVSGWFSETHCSGKASKKVYFNNPMWPGEAHSLKVEKVLYKGKSDFQEVLVFESSAYGKVLVLDGIVQLTEKDECAYQEMIAHLPLCSIPSPKTVLVVGGGDGGVLREISRHSSVEQIDICEIDKMVIDVSKKFFPELAVGFEDPRVHLHIGDAADFLRHAPKGKYDAIIVDSSDPVGPAQELVEKPFFETAARALRPGGVLCNMAESMWLHTHLIQDMISVCRETFKGSVHYAWASVPTYPSGVIGFLICSTEGPPVDFVNPVNPIEKLEGALKHKRELRFYNSEMHSAAFALPSFLKREVSLLRNSPTPAQGICVS; from the exons atGGAGGGCGGCGCAGGAAGAGGTTTGGAATGCCAGAAGACTATGGATGGGAAGGCGAGTAACGGGAATGGCTCGGAGAAGGTTATACCATCTTGTTGCTTGAAGGCTAGGGCTTCAGTCCCTGAGCTCGAGGCAAAATGCCATTCTACTGTTGTTTCTGGGTGGTTTTCAGAAACTCATTGCTCTG GGAAAGCTAGCAAAAAGGTTTATTTTAACAACCCGATGTGGCCTG GAGAAGCCCATTCACTAAAAGTGGAAAAGGTTTTGTACAAGGGAAAGTCAGACTTCCAAGAGGTCCTTGTTTTTGAG TCCTCAGCCTATGGGAAAGTGCTTGTACTGGATGGCATTGTTCAACTGACGGAGAAAGATGAATGCGCCTACCAGGAGATGATTGCTCATCTTCCTCTTTGTTCAATTCCGTCCCCCAAAACt gttttggTTGTTGGTGGTGGCGATGGTGGTGTTCTTAGAGAAATTTCTCGCCATAGCTCTGTGGAGCAAATTGATATATGTGAGATAGATAAGATGGTCATTGAT GTCTCTAAAAAGTTTTTTCCCGAGTTAGCTGTTGGATTTGAGGATCCTCGCGTTCACCTTCATATTGGTGATG cTGCTGATTTTCTTCGGCATGCACCCAAAGGGAAGTATGACGCTATCATTGTTGATTCATCAGATCCTGTGG GTCCTGCGCAGGAGCTTGTGGAGAAGCCTTTTTTTGAGACAGCAGCGAGAGCATTAAGGCCTGGTGGTGTTCTTTGTAACATGGCAGAAAGCATGTGGCTCCATACACATCTTATTCAAGATATGATCTCTGTTTGCCGTGAAACATTCAAGGGTTCTGTTCATTATGCCTGGGCTAGTGTCCCAACATATCCAAG TGGTGTGATAGGATTTCTTATATGCTCAACTGAGGGGCCTCCTGTTGATTTTGTAAATCCTGTCAATCCTATTGAGAAATTAGAAGGAGCTCTCAAGCATAAAAGAGAACTAAGGTTCTACAACTCAGAG ATGCATTCTGCTGCCTTTGCCTTGCCATCCTTTCTGAAAAGGGAGGTGAGCTTGCTTCGTAATTCTCCGACC CCGGCACAAGGAATCTGTGTTTCCTAG